A portion of the Vulpes vulpes isolate BD-2025 chromosome 5, VulVul3, whole genome shotgun sequence genome contains these proteins:
- the LOC112930623 gene encoding olfactory receptor 8J2-like — MASGNLTHLTEFILRGVSDRPDLQMPLFFVFLVIYGLTVAGNLGIITLTSVDSQLQTPMYFFLRHLAIINLGDSTVIAPKMLVNFLVSKKTISYYGCAAQLGGFLVFIVGEIFMLAAMAYDRYVAICNPLLYMVVVSPQICLLLVSLTYLYSLTTALTVSCCVFSVSYCSSNVINHFYCDNVPLLALSCSDAYIPETVVFAFSGTNLFFSMIIVLTSYFHIVLAILRIRSSEGRRKAFSTCASHMMAVTVFYGTLLFMYLQPRTNHSLDTDKMASVFYTLVIPMLNPLIYSLRNKDVKDAFKRFLKSPCQAFKLV, encoded by the coding sequence atggCCTCAGGGAACCTGACCCACCTGACTGAGTTCATTCTCAGGGGAGTCTCAGACCGCCCAGACCTCCAGATGCCACTCTTCTTTGTTTTCCTGGTGATCTATGGGCTGACCGTGGCAGGGAACCTGGGCATCATCACCCTCACCAGTGTTGACTCGCAGCTTCAAacacccatgtacttcttcctcaggCACTTGGCTATCATCAATCTTGGCGATTCTACTGTCATTGCCCCTAAGATGCTGGTCAACTTCTTGGTTTCAAAGAAAACCATATCCTACTATGGATGTGCAGCCCAGCTGGGGGGCTTCTTAGTTTTTATCGTGGGGGAGATTTTCATGCTGGCTGCAATGGCCTACGACCGCTACGTGGCTATTTGCAACCCCCTGCTCTACATGGTGGTGGTATCTCCGCAGATCTGCCTTCTGCTGGTGTCCCTCACATACCTCTACAGTCTGACTACAGCACTGACCGTCTCCTGCTGTGTGTTCTCTGTGTCATACTGCTCTTCCAATGTCATCAACCATTTTTACTGTGATAATGTCCCTTTGTTGGCATTGTCCTGTTCTGATGCCTACATTCCAGAAACAGTGGTGTTTGCCTTTTCAGGGACCAACTTGTTTTTCTCCATGATTATTGTTCTAACCTCCTACTTCCACATTGTCCTTGCCATTTTGAGGATACGTTCCTCAGAGGGACGACGAAAAGCCTTTTCTACCTGTGCCTCCCACATGATGGCTGTCACTGTGTTCTATGGGACCCTTCTCTTCATGTATTTGCAACCAAGGACCAACCACTCATTAGATACTGATAAAATGGCCTCTGTCTTCTACACCCTGGTGATACCGATGCTGAATCCCCTCATTTACAGCCTAAGGAACAAGGATGTGAAGGATGCATTCAAGAGATTCCTAAAGAGCCCTTGCCAGGCTTTCAAATTAGTGTAA